In Drosophila innubila isolate TH190305 chromosome 2R unlocalized genomic scaffold, UK_Dinn_1.0 1_C_2R, whole genome shotgun sequence, the following are encoded in one genomic region:
- the LOC117783222 gene encoding microtubule-associated protein RP/EB family member 1 isoform X2 encodes MAVNVYSTNVTSENLSRHDMLSWVNDCLQSHFSKIEELCTGAAYCQFMDMLFPNSVPVKRVKFRTNLEHEYIQNFKILQAGFKKMSVDKIIPVDKLIKGRFQDNFEFLQWFKKFFDANYDGRDYDPLIQRGGVKLGNGNGSGGGGGSHAGSAGGSSNNDLHLMHRRPQQQHPQQQHPQQQHPHPHPHVSNNGRMGTNPSLRNHIGMGSTKSIAKECRIVDDIDKEAGDGDSRFSKVPPRTTAATPPNRLVSGTTGAVKKNDAAGAASNHQIEELSNQVRPEVMDMRLNLEGLEKERDFYFSKLRDIEILCQEADDADPAQLIQKILDILYATEDGFAPPDDAPPEDEEY; translated from the exons ATGGCTGTTAACGTATACTCCACAAATGTGACGTCAGAGAATTTGTCACGTCATGACATGTTGTCCTGGGTAAACGATTGCCTGCAATCTCATTTCTCAAAAATTGAGGAACTATGCACGG GTGCCGCTTACTGTCAGTTCATGGACATGTTGTTCCCAAATTCAGTGCCCGTCAAGCGTGTCAAATTCCGTACGAATCTGGAGCATGAATATATACAGAATTTTAAGATATTGCAGGCGGGCTTTAAAAAGATGTCGGTCGATAAG attaTACCAGTTGACAAGCTTATTAAGGGACGTTTTCAAGACAATTTTGAGTTTCTCCAATGGTTCAAGAAGTTTTTCGATGCCAATTATGATGGACGTGATTATGATCCGTTGATCCAACGAGGCGGCGTCAAGCtgggcaatggcaatggcagcggcggtggcggtggcagtCATGCCGGTAGTGccggtggcagcagcaacaatgatCTGCATTTGATGCATCGTcggccacagcagcaacatccacaacagcagcatccacagcagcagcatccacatccacatccccATGTATCCAATAATGGTCGAATGGGAACAAATCCATCATTGCGCAATCATATTGGTATGGGCTCAACGAAGAGTATTGCAAAAGAATGTCGAATTGTTGATGATATTGATAAAGAAGCTGGTGACGGTGATAGTCGCT TCTCAAAGGTGCCGCCACGCACAACCGCTGCGACGCCGCCAAACAGATTGGTATCTGGCACCACGGGAGCGGTGAAGAAGAACGATGCGGCTGGTGCGGCATCCAACCATCAGATCGAGGAGCTGTCCAACCAGGTTCGTCCAGAG GTAATGGATATGCGTTTGAATCTGGAAGGTTTAGAGAAGGAGCGTGATTTCTACTTCTCCAAGCTGCGCGACATTGAAATACT TTGCCAGGAAGCCGATGATGCTGATCCAGCTCAGTTAATTCAAAAGATTTTGGATATACTCTATGCAACTGAG GATGGCTTTGCGCCACCAGACGATGCACCCCCAGAGGACGAAGAGTACTAA
- the LOC117783222 gene encoding microtubule-associated protein RP/EB family member 1 isoform X1, producing MAVNVYSTNVTSENLSRHDMLSWVNDCLQSHFSKIEELCTGAAYCQFMDMLFPNSVPVKRVKFRTNLEHEYIQNFKILQAGFKKMSVDKIIPVDKLIKGRFQDNFEFLQWFKKFFDANYDGRDYDPLIQRGGVKLGNGNGSGGGGGSHAGSAGGSSNNDLHLMHRRPQQQHPQQQHPQQQHPHPHPHVSNNGRMGTNPSLRNHIGMGSTKSIAKECRIVDDIDKEAGDGDSRFSKVPPRTTAATPPNRLVSGTTGAVKKNDAAGAASNHQIEELSNQVMDMRLNLEGLEKERDFYFSKLRDIEILCQEADDADPAQLIQKILDILYATEDGFAPPDDAPPEDEEY from the exons ATGGCTGTTAACGTATACTCCACAAATGTGACGTCAGAGAATTTGTCACGTCATGACATGTTGTCCTGGGTAAACGATTGCCTGCAATCTCATTTCTCAAAAATTGAGGAACTATGCACGG GTGCCGCTTACTGTCAGTTCATGGACATGTTGTTCCCAAATTCAGTGCCCGTCAAGCGTGTCAAATTCCGTACGAATCTGGAGCATGAATATATACAGAATTTTAAGATATTGCAGGCGGGCTTTAAAAAGATGTCGGTCGATAAG attaTACCAGTTGACAAGCTTATTAAGGGACGTTTTCAAGACAATTTTGAGTTTCTCCAATGGTTCAAGAAGTTTTTCGATGCCAATTATGATGGACGTGATTATGATCCGTTGATCCAACGAGGCGGCGTCAAGCtgggcaatggcaatggcagcggcggtggcggtggcagtCATGCCGGTAGTGccggtggcagcagcaacaatgatCTGCATTTGATGCATCGTcggccacagcagcaacatccacaacagcagcatccacagcagcagcatccacatccacatccccATGTATCCAATAATGGTCGAATGGGAACAAATCCATCATTGCGCAATCATATTGGTATGGGCTCAACGAAGAGTATTGCAAAAGAATGTCGAATTGTTGATGATATTGATAAAGAAGCTGGTGACGGTGATAGTCGCT TCTCAAAGGTGCCGCCACGCACAACCGCTGCGACGCCGCCAAACAGATTGGTATCTGGCACCACGGGAGCGGTGAAGAAGAACGATGCGGCTGGTGCGGCATCCAACCATCAGATCGAGGAGCTGTCCAACCAG GTAATGGATATGCGTTTGAATCTGGAAGGTTTAGAGAAGGAGCGTGATTTCTACTTCTCCAAGCTGCGCGACATTGAAATACT TTGCCAGGAAGCCGATGATGCTGATCCAGCTCAGTTAATTCAAAAGATTTTGGATATACTCTATGCAACTGAG GATGGCTTTGCGCCACCAGACGATGCACCCCCAGAGGACGAAGAGTACTAA
- the LOC117783222 gene encoding microtubule-associated protein RP/EB family member 1 isoform X7, with amino-acid sequence MAVNVYSTNVTSENLSRHDMLSWVNDCLQSHFSKIEELCTGAAYCQFMDMLFPNSVPVKRVKFRTNLEHEYIQNFKILQAGFKKMSVDKIIPIDKLIKGRFQDNFEFLQWFKKFFDANYDGREYDASAVREGAPMGFGPVKSLPGTSSSGISGNHIRPKPVPSTRPAAVAPCAPRPTVSKVPPRTTAATPPNRLVSGTTGAVKKNDAAGAASNHQIEELSNQVMDMRLNLEGLEKERDFYFSKLRDIEILCQEADDADPAQLIQKILDILYATEDGFAPPDDAPPEDEEY; translated from the exons ATGGCTGTTAACGTATACTCCACAAATGTGACGTCAGAGAATTTGTCACGTCATGACATGTTGTCCTGGGTAAACGATTGCCTGCAATCTCATTTCTCAAAAATTGAGGAACTATGCACGG GTGCCGCTTACTGTCAGTTCATGGACATGTTGTTCCCAAATTCAGTGCCCGTCAAGCGTGTCAAATTCCGTACGAATCTGGAGCATGAATATATACAGAATTTTAAGATATTGCAGGCGGGCTTTAAAAAGATGTCGGTCGATAAG ATAATACCCATTGACAAATTGATAAAGGGACGTTTCCAAgataatttcgaatttttgcAATGGTTCAAAAAGTTCTTCGACGCCAATTACGATGGCAGAGAATACGATGCGAGCGCCGTCCGCGAAGGTGCGCCCATGGGCTTTGGGCCTGTTAAATCTCTGCCAGGCACAAGCAGCAGTGGAATTTCAGGCAACCACATACGCCCGAAACCGGTGCCATCGACTCGACCAGCAGCAGTAGCACCGTGTGCCCCAAGGCCCA CAGTCTCAAAGGTGCCGCCACGCACAACCGCTGCGACGCCGCCAAACAGATTGGTATCTGGCACCACGGGAGCGGTGAAGAAGAACGATGCGGCTGGTGCGGCATCCAACCATCAGATCGAGGAGCTGTCCAACCAG GTAATGGATATGCGTTTGAATCTGGAAGGTTTAGAGAAGGAGCGTGATTTCTACTTCTCCAAGCTGCGCGACATTGAAATACT TTGCCAGGAAGCCGATGATGCTGATCCAGCTCAGTTAATTCAAAAGATTTTGGATATACTCTATGCAACTGAG GATGGCTTTGCGCCACCAGACGATGCACCCCCAGAGGACGAAGAGTACTAA
- the LOC117783222 gene encoding microtubule-associated protein RP/EB family member 1 isoform X6 encodes MAVNVYSTNVTSENLSRHDMLSWVNDCLQSHFSKIEELCTGAAYCQFMDMLFPNSVPVKRVKFRTNLEHEYIQNFKILQAGFKKMSVDKIIPIDKLIKGRFQDNFEFLQWFKKFFDANYDGREYDASAVREGAPMGFGPVKSLPGTSSSGISGNHIRPKPVPSTRPAAVAPCAPRPISKVPPRTTAATPPNRLVSGTTGAVKKNDAAGAASNHQIEELSNQVRPEVMDMRLNLEGLEKERDFYFSKLRDIEILCQEADDADPAQLIQKILDILYATEDGFAPPDDAPPEDEEY; translated from the exons ATGGCTGTTAACGTATACTCCACAAATGTGACGTCAGAGAATTTGTCACGTCATGACATGTTGTCCTGGGTAAACGATTGCCTGCAATCTCATTTCTCAAAAATTGAGGAACTATGCACGG GTGCCGCTTACTGTCAGTTCATGGACATGTTGTTCCCAAATTCAGTGCCCGTCAAGCGTGTCAAATTCCGTACGAATCTGGAGCATGAATATATACAGAATTTTAAGATATTGCAGGCGGGCTTTAAAAAGATGTCGGTCGATAAG ATAATACCCATTGACAAATTGATAAAGGGACGTTTCCAAgataatttcgaatttttgcAATGGTTCAAAAAGTTCTTCGACGCCAATTACGATGGCAGAGAATACGATGCGAGCGCCGTCCGCGAAGGTGCGCCCATGGGCTTTGGGCCTGTTAAATCTCTGCCAGGCACAAGCAGCAGTGGAATTTCAGGCAACCACATACGCCCGAAACCGGTGCCATCGACTCGACCAGCAGCAGTAGCACCGTGTGCCCCAAGGCCCA TCTCAAAGGTGCCGCCACGCACAACCGCTGCGACGCCGCCAAACAGATTGGTATCTGGCACCACGGGAGCGGTGAAGAAGAACGATGCGGCTGGTGCGGCATCCAACCATCAGATCGAGGAGCTGTCCAACCAGGTTCGTCCAGAG GTAATGGATATGCGTTTGAATCTGGAAGGTTTAGAGAAGGAGCGTGATTTCTACTTCTCCAAGCTGCGCGACATTGAAATACT TTGCCAGGAAGCCGATGATGCTGATCCAGCTCAGTTAATTCAAAAGATTTTGGATATACTCTATGCAACTGAG GATGGCTTTGCGCCACCAGACGATGCACCCCCAGAGGACGAAGAGTACTAA
- the LOC117783222 gene encoding microtubule-associated protein RP/EB family member 1 isoform X5: protein MAVNVYSTNVTSENLSRHDMLSWVNDCLQSHFSKIEELCTGAAYCQFMDMLFPNSVPVKRVKFRTNLEHEYIQNFKILQAGFKKMSVDKIIPIDKLIKGRFQDNFEFLQWFKKFFDANYDGREYDASAVREGAPMGFGPVKSLPGTSSSGISGNHIRPKPVPSTRPAAVAPCAPRPTVSKVPPRTTAATPPNRLVSGTTGAVKKNDAAGAASNHQIEELSNQVRPEVMDMRLNLEGLEKERDFYFSKLRDIEILCQEADDADPAQLIQKILDILYATEDGFAPPDDAPPEDEEY from the exons ATGGCTGTTAACGTATACTCCACAAATGTGACGTCAGAGAATTTGTCACGTCATGACATGTTGTCCTGGGTAAACGATTGCCTGCAATCTCATTTCTCAAAAATTGAGGAACTATGCACGG GTGCCGCTTACTGTCAGTTCATGGACATGTTGTTCCCAAATTCAGTGCCCGTCAAGCGTGTCAAATTCCGTACGAATCTGGAGCATGAATATATACAGAATTTTAAGATATTGCAGGCGGGCTTTAAAAAGATGTCGGTCGATAAG ATAATACCCATTGACAAATTGATAAAGGGACGTTTCCAAgataatttcgaatttttgcAATGGTTCAAAAAGTTCTTCGACGCCAATTACGATGGCAGAGAATACGATGCGAGCGCCGTCCGCGAAGGTGCGCCCATGGGCTTTGGGCCTGTTAAATCTCTGCCAGGCACAAGCAGCAGTGGAATTTCAGGCAACCACATACGCCCGAAACCGGTGCCATCGACTCGACCAGCAGCAGTAGCACCGTGTGCCCCAAGGCCCA CAGTCTCAAAGGTGCCGCCACGCACAACCGCTGCGACGCCGCCAAACAGATTGGTATCTGGCACCACGGGAGCGGTGAAGAAGAACGATGCGGCTGGTGCGGCATCCAACCATCAGATCGAGGAGCTGTCCAACCAGGTTCGTCCAGAG GTAATGGATATGCGTTTGAATCTGGAAGGTTTAGAGAAGGAGCGTGATTTCTACTTCTCCAAGCTGCGCGACATTGAAATACT TTGCCAGGAAGCCGATGATGCTGATCCAGCTCAGTTAATTCAAAAGATTTTGGATATACTCTATGCAACTGAG GATGGCTTTGCGCCACCAGACGATGCACCCCCAGAGGACGAAGAGTACTAA
- the LOC117783222 gene encoding microtubule-associated protein RP/EB family member 1 isoform X4, with protein sequence MAVNVYSTNVTSENLSRHDMLSWVNDCLQSHFSKIEELCTGAAYCQFMDMLFPNSVPVKRVKFRTNLEHEYIQNFKILQAGFKKMSVDKIIPVDKLIKGRFQDNFEFLQWFKKFFDANYDGRDYDPLIQRGGVKLGNGNGSGGGGGSHAGSAGGSSNNDLHLMHRRPQQQHPQQQHPQQQHPHPHPHVSNNGRMGTNPSLRNHIVSKVPPRTTAATPPNRLVSGTTGAVKKNDAAGAASNHQIEELSNQVRPEVMDMRLNLEGLEKERDFYFSKLRDIEILCQEADDADPAQLIQKILDILYATEDGFAPPDDAPPEDEEY encoded by the exons ATGGCTGTTAACGTATACTCCACAAATGTGACGTCAGAGAATTTGTCACGTCATGACATGTTGTCCTGGGTAAACGATTGCCTGCAATCTCATTTCTCAAAAATTGAGGAACTATGCACGG GTGCCGCTTACTGTCAGTTCATGGACATGTTGTTCCCAAATTCAGTGCCCGTCAAGCGTGTCAAATTCCGTACGAATCTGGAGCATGAATATATACAGAATTTTAAGATATTGCAGGCGGGCTTTAAAAAGATGTCGGTCGATAAG attaTACCAGTTGACAAGCTTATTAAGGGACGTTTTCAAGACAATTTTGAGTTTCTCCAATGGTTCAAGAAGTTTTTCGATGCCAATTATGATGGACGTGATTATGATCCGTTGATCCAACGAGGCGGCGTCAAGCtgggcaatggcaatggcagcggcggtggcggtggcagtCATGCCGGTAGTGccggtggcagcagcaacaatgatCTGCATTTGATGCATCGTcggccacagcagcaacatccacaacagcagcatccacagcagcagcatccacatccacatccccATGTATCCAATAATGGTCGAATGGGAACAAATCCATCATTGCGCAATCATATTG TCTCAAAGGTGCCGCCACGCACAACCGCTGCGACGCCGCCAAACAGATTGGTATCTGGCACCACGGGAGCGGTGAAGAAGAACGATGCGGCTGGTGCGGCATCCAACCATCAGATCGAGGAGCTGTCCAACCAGGTTCGTCCAGAG GTAATGGATATGCGTTTGAATCTGGAAGGTTTAGAGAAGGAGCGTGATTTCTACTTCTCCAAGCTGCGCGACATTGAAATACT TTGCCAGGAAGCCGATGATGCTGATCCAGCTCAGTTAATTCAAAAGATTTTGGATATACTCTATGCAACTGAG GATGGCTTTGCGCCACCAGACGATGCACCCCCAGAGGACGAAGAGTACTAA
- the LOC117783222 gene encoding microtubule-associated protein RP/EB family member 1 isoform X8: MAVNVYSTNVTSENLSRHDMLSWVNDCLQSHFSKIEELCTGAAYCQFMDMLFPNSVPVKRVKFRTNLEHEYIQNFKILQAGFKKMSVDKIIPIDKLIKGRFQDNFEFLQWFKKFFDANYDGREYDASAVREGAPMGFGPVKSLPGTSSSGISGNHIRPKPVPSTRPAAVAPCAPRPISKVPPRTTAATPPNRLVSGTTGAVKKNDAAGAASNHQIEELSNQVMDMRLNLEGLEKERDFYFSKLRDIEILCQEADDADPAQLIQKILDILYATEDGFAPPDDAPPEDEEY; this comes from the exons ATGGCTGTTAACGTATACTCCACAAATGTGACGTCAGAGAATTTGTCACGTCATGACATGTTGTCCTGGGTAAACGATTGCCTGCAATCTCATTTCTCAAAAATTGAGGAACTATGCACGG GTGCCGCTTACTGTCAGTTCATGGACATGTTGTTCCCAAATTCAGTGCCCGTCAAGCGTGTCAAATTCCGTACGAATCTGGAGCATGAATATATACAGAATTTTAAGATATTGCAGGCGGGCTTTAAAAAGATGTCGGTCGATAAG ATAATACCCATTGACAAATTGATAAAGGGACGTTTCCAAgataatttcgaatttttgcAATGGTTCAAAAAGTTCTTCGACGCCAATTACGATGGCAGAGAATACGATGCGAGCGCCGTCCGCGAAGGTGCGCCCATGGGCTTTGGGCCTGTTAAATCTCTGCCAGGCACAAGCAGCAGTGGAATTTCAGGCAACCACATACGCCCGAAACCGGTGCCATCGACTCGACCAGCAGCAGTAGCACCGTGTGCCCCAAGGCCCA TCTCAAAGGTGCCGCCACGCACAACCGCTGCGACGCCGCCAAACAGATTGGTATCTGGCACCACGGGAGCGGTGAAGAAGAACGATGCGGCTGGTGCGGCATCCAACCATCAGATCGAGGAGCTGTCCAACCAG GTAATGGATATGCGTTTGAATCTGGAAGGTTTAGAGAAGGAGCGTGATTTCTACTTCTCCAAGCTGCGCGACATTGAAATACT TTGCCAGGAAGCCGATGATGCTGATCCAGCTCAGTTAATTCAAAAGATTTTGGATATACTCTATGCAACTGAG GATGGCTTTGCGCCACCAGACGATGCACCCCCAGAGGACGAAGAGTACTAA
- the LOC117783839 gene encoding CDGSH iron-sulfur domain-containing protein 3, mitochondrial — MSIMLRRNLQAPWLLKQICYSSSAKTSGDVAATEKTVPKNLLEDKQTANLQKENGAIFDKKPFKIQLDKDKTYCWCLCGKSKSQPLCDGTHKNVFLKLKHRPVRFKVEKSGDYWLCNCKQTTHRPFCDGTHKQPEIQSAVK; from the exons atgtcGATTATGTTAAGACGTAACCTGCAAGCGCCTTGGCTGTTAAAG CAAATTTGCTATAGTTCCAGCGCCAAAACGAGCGGCGATGTCGCTGCCACTGAAAAAACGGTGCCCAAAAATCTGCTCGAGGATAAGCAAACAGCGAATTTGCAAAAGGAAAATGGTGCAATATTCGATAAGaaaccatttaaaattcaactgGATAAGG ATAAAACCTACTGCTGGTGTCTGTGCGGCAAGTCCAAATCTCAGCCACTGTGCGATGGCACGCACAAGAACGTATTTCTGAAGCTGAAGCACAG ACCCGTGCGCTTCAAGGTGGAGAAATCCGGTGATTATTGGCTGTGCAACTGCAAGCAAACGACGCATCGTCCGTTCTGCGATGGCACCCACAAACAGCCGGAGATTCAGTCGGCGGTTAAATAA
- the LOC117784971 gene encoding probable methylcrotonoyl-CoA carboxylase beta chain, mitochondrial produces MLKLQLTKLLRHSMATQLMRSQTRLLHVGEANVLTSEVDKQSAEFKDNASEMSKLVTQLRGLTSQVLTGGGDKANERHTSRGKLLARERINLLLDKGSPFLELSTLAGHELYGDEVINSGGIVTGVGRVCGTECVVVANDATVKGGSYYPITVKKHLRAQEIAQENRLPCIYLVDSGGANLPRQAEVFPDKLHFGRIFYNQANMSAQGIPQIAVVMGSCTAGGAYVPAMADESIIVKRQGTIFLAGPPLVKAATGEEVSAEDLGGADLHCKTSGVTDHYAVDDEHALYLARQVVSNLNLPATNNYNDQLLQSSQQNFRIAAPADGGAVEEPAYDPRELYGIVGPNLTKSFDVREVIARIVDGSRFTEFKKLYGETLVCGFAKLYGRTVGIVGNNGVLFSESALKGAHFIQLCAQRKIPLVFLQNITGFMVGRDAEANGIAKNGAKMVTAVACANVPKFTVIIGGSYGAGNYGMCGRAYSPRFLYMWPNSRISVMGGTQAANVLAQITEDQRKRAGKEFTEAEAQKIKTPIVEMFEREGSPYYSTARLWDDGIIDPANTRQVLGLSLKAALNNAGHDTKFGVFRM; encoded by the exons aTGCTGAAGCTCCAATTGACCAAATTGCTGCGGCATTCGATGGCCACACAGCTCATGCGCAGCCAGACGCGTCTGTTGCATGTGGGCGAGGCGAATGTCTTGACCAGCGAGGTTGATAAGCAATCAGCCGAGTTCAAG GACAATGCCAGTGAGATGAGCAAGCTGGTCACCCAGCTGCGTGGTCTGACCAGCCAGGTGTTAACCGGAGGCGGCGATAAGGCCAACGAGCGTCACACATCGCGGGGCAAATTGTTGGCCAGGGAACGCATCAATCTGTTGCTGGACAAGGGATCTCCCTTCCTAGAGCTCAGCACACTGGCTGGCCATGAACTCTACGGCGACGAGGTGATCAATTCGGGTGGCATTGTCACCGGCGTGGGACGTGTCTGTGG CACCGAGTGCGTTGTGGTGGCCAATGATGCGACCGTCAAGGGCGGCAGCTACTATCCCATAACAGTGAAGAAGCATTTGAGGGCACAGGAAATTGCACAGGAGAATCGTTTACCCTGCATTTATCTGGTGGATTCGGGTGGTGCCAATCTACCACGTCAAGCGGAAGTGTTTCCCGACAAGCTGCACTTTGGACGCATTTTCTACAACCAGGCCAACATGTCCGCCCAAGGCATACCACAGATTGCCGTTGTCATGGGCAGCTGCACGGCCGGAGGCGCCTATGTGCCCGCCATGGCGGATGAGAGCATCATTGTGAAGCGTCAGGGCACCATCTTTTTGGCCGGACCACCGCTGGTTAAGGCGGCCACAGGTGAAGAGGTCTCGGCCGAGGATTTGGGTGGTGCTGATCTGCATTGCAAGACTTCCGGAGTGACGGATCACTATGCTGTGGATGATGAGCATGCTCTCTACTTGGCCCGCCAGGTGGTCAGCAATTTGAATCTGCCTGCcaccaacaactacaacgatCAGTTGTTGCAATCCAGCCAGCAGAACTTCAGAATAGCTGCTCCAGCTGACGGAGGAGCTGTCGAGGAACCGGCTTACGATCCGCGTGAACTGTACGGCATTGTGGGTCCCAATCTCACCAAGAGCTTCGATGTGCGCGAGGTGATTGCACGCATTGTGGATGGCAGTCGCTTCACGGAGTTTAAGAAACTCTATGGGGAGACTCTGGTCTGTGGATTTGCCAAGCTCTACGGCCGTACAGTGGGCATTGTGGGCAACAATGGTGTCCTCTTCTCAGAGAGCGCCCTCAAGGGTGCACATTTCATTCAGCTCTGCGCCCAGCGTAAAATTCCCCTCGTCTTTCTGCAGAATATTACAG GATTCATGGTTGGTCGCGATGCAGAGGCTAATGGCATTGCCAAGAATGGCGCCAAGATGGTCACCGCTGTGGCCTGCGCCAATGTTCCCAAATTCACGGTGATCATTGGAGGATCGTATGGAGCTGGAAACTATGGCATGTGTGGACGCGCCTATTCGCCAAGATTCCTATACATGTGGCCCAATTCTCGCATCTCGGTCATGGGCGGCACCCAGGCAGCCAACGTGTTGGCTCAAATCACTGAGGATCAACGCAAGCGTGCTGGCAAGGAATTTACCGAGGCGGAGGCCCAGAAGATAAAGACGCCCATTGTGGAAATGTTTGAGAGGGAGGGATCTCCATACTACAGCACTGCCCGCTTGTGGGATGACGGCATCATTGATCCGGCGAATACACGACAAGTGCTGGGTCTCAGTCTGAAGGCGGCTCTCAATAATGCCGGACACGATACCAAATTCGGAGTTTTCCGCATGTAA
- the LOC117783222 gene encoding microtubule-associated protein RP/EB family member 1 isoform X3 yields MAVNVYSTNVTSENLSRHDMLSWVNDCLQSHFSKIEELCTGAAYCQFMDMLFPNSVPVKRVKFRTNLEHEYIQNFKILQAGFKKMSVDKIIPVDKLIKGRFQDNFEFLQWFKKFFDANYDGRDYDPLIQRGGVKLGNGNGSGGGGGSHAGSAGGSSNNDLHLMHRRPQQQHPQQQHPQQQHPHPHPHVSNNGRMGTNPSLRNHIAVSKVPPRTTAATPPNRLVSGTTGAVKKNDAAGAASNHQIEELSNQVRPEVMDMRLNLEGLEKERDFYFSKLRDIEILCQEADDADPAQLIQKILDILYATEDGFAPPDDAPPEDEEY; encoded by the exons ATGGCTGTTAACGTATACTCCACAAATGTGACGTCAGAGAATTTGTCACGTCATGACATGTTGTCCTGGGTAAACGATTGCCTGCAATCTCATTTCTCAAAAATTGAGGAACTATGCACGG GTGCCGCTTACTGTCAGTTCATGGACATGTTGTTCCCAAATTCAGTGCCCGTCAAGCGTGTCAAATTCCGTACGAATCTGGAGCATGAATATATACAGAATTTTAAGATATTGCAGGCGGGCTTTAAAAAGATGTCGGTCGATAAG attaTACCAGTTGACAAGCTTATTAAGGGACGTTTTCAAGACAATTTTGAGTTTCTCCAATGGTTCAAGAAGTTTTTCGATGCCAATTATGATGGACGTGATTATGATCCGTTGATCCAACGAGGCGGCGTCAAGCtgggcaatggcaatggcagcggcggtggcggtggcagtCATGCCGGTAGTGccggtggcagcagcaacaatgatCTGCATTTGATGCATCGTcggccacagcagcaacatccacaacagcagcatccacagcagcagcatccacatccacatccccATGTATCCAATAATGGTCGAATGGGAACAAATCCATCATTGCGCAATCATATTG CAGTCTCAAAGGTGCCGCCACGCACAACCGCTGCGACGCCGCCAAACAGATTGGTATCTGGCACCACGGGAGCGGTGAAGAAGAACGATGCGGCTGGTGCGGCATCCAACCATCAGATCGAGGAGCTGTCCAACCAGGTTCGTCCAGAG GTAATGGATATGCGTTTGAATCTGGAAGGTTTAGAGAAGGAGCGTGATTTCTACTTCTCCAAGCTGCGCGACATTGAAATACT TTGCCAGGAAGCCGATGATGCTGATCCAGCTCAGTTAATTCAAAAGATTTTGGATATACTCTATGCAACTGAG GATGGCTTTGCGCCACCAGACGATGCACCCCCAGAGGACGAAGAGTACTAA